A region from the Cystobacter ferrugineus genome encodes:
- the fadI gene encoding acetyl-CoA C-acyltransferase FadI: MAREQQNGHRRVAIVRGLRTPFAKAGTDFARLTALDLGRIVVQELVQRSEIDPQEIDQVVFGQVIPTLTAPSIAREVVIAAGLPRKIDAFTVSRACATSIQAMTTAANAIAVGEADVVLAGGTECMSDAPIFTSRPLAQALMAASKARDLPGKLKAFQALKPGDLVPVPPAIAEHSTGLTMGESAEKMAKENGISREEQDRIALASHQNAARAWKEGFFDSHVMHVVVPPRYEKVADKDNIVRADTSLESLAQLKPVFDRKYGTITAGNASPLTDGAGVLLMMSEEKARALGLEPLGYLRSHAFAATDPGDQLLQGPAYAVPVALKRAGMTLADIDLVEMHEAFAAQVASNLQALASKEFARKAGWSAPVGEVDRTRLNLSGGSLSLGHPFGATGARIVTQALHELKRQNKNTVLCTVCAAGGLGAAVVLERA, encoded by the coding sequence ATGGCACGCGAGCAGCAAAACGGTCACCGCAGGGTGGCCATCGTCCGTGGATTGCGGACGCCCTTCGCGAAGGCGGGTACGGACTTCGCGAGGCTCACCGCGTTGGATCTGGGCCGCATCGTGGTCCAGGAGTTGGTGCAGCGCTCGGAGATCGATCCGCAGGAGATCGATCAGGTGGTGTTCGGGCAGGTCATCCCCACGCTCACCGCGCCGTCCATCGCGCGCGAGGTGGTGATCGCCGCCGGGCTGCCGCGCAAGATCGACGCCTTCACGGTGTCGCGCGCGTGCGCCACGTCCATCCAGGCGATGACCACGGCGGCCAACGCCATCGCCGTGGGCGAGGCGGACGTGGTGCTCGCCGGAGGCACCGAGTGCATGTCGGACGCGCCCATCTTCACCAGCCGTCCGCTGGCCCAGGCGCTGATGGCCGCCTCCAAGGCGAGGGATCTGCCCGGCAAGCTCAAGGCCTTCCAGGCGCTCAAGCCGGGAGACCTGGTGCCCGTGCCCCCGGCCATCGCCGAGCACTCCACCGGCCTGACCATGGGCGAGAGCGCCGAGAAGATGGCCAAGGAGAACGGCATCTCCCGAGAGGAGCAGGATCGGATCGCGCTCGCCTCGCACCAGAACGCCGCGCGCGCCTGGAAGGAGGGCTTCTTCGACTCCCACGTCATGCACGTGGTGGTGCCGCCCAGGTACGAGAAGGTCGCCGACAAGGACAACATCGTGCGCGCGGACACGAGCCTGGAGTCGCTCGCCCAGCTCAAGCCCGTGTTCGACCGCAAGTACGGCACCATCACCGCGGGCAACGCCTCGCCGCTCACCGACGGCGCCGGCGTGCTCTTGATGATGAGCGAGGAGAAGGCCAGGGCGCTCGGCCTGGAGCCGCTCGGCTACCTGCGCTCGCACGCCTTCGCGGCCACGGACCCCGGGGACCAGCTCCTGCAGGGCCCCGCCTACGCCGTGCCGGTGGCCCTCAAGCGCGCGGGGATGACGCTCGCGGACATCGATCTCGTGGAGATGCACGAGGCGTTCGCCGCCCAGGTGGCGAGCAACCTCCAGGCCCTGGCCTCCAAGGAGTTCGCCAGGAAGGCCGGCTGGAGCGCGCCGGTGGGCGAGGTGGACCGCACGCGGCTGAACCTGTCGGGCGGCTCGCTGTCGCTGGGACATCCCTTCGGGGCCACGGGGGCGCGCATCGTCACCCAGGCCCTGCATGAGCTGAAGCGTCAGAACAAGAACACGGTGCTGTGCACCGTCTGCGCCGCCGGTGGCCTCGGTGCCGCGGTGGTCCTGGAGCGTGCGTGA
- the fadJ gene encoding fatty acid oxidation complex subunit alpha FadJ: MGAMVAQESEVKQGLSFQLEGDIGLVVFNQVDEPVNTLSPQTGAAFAALLDRAEKDAAVKALVFISGKKDSFVAGAKIDFLQTIKTAAEATATSRDGQRVFDRLESFPKPVVAAIHGACLGGGLEWALACHYRIATDSPKTTIGLPEVQLGLLPGAGGTQRLPALIGAQAALDLILAGKTVKPSKAKRLGIVDEVVPVPILREVALRRARELVAGTLKVERSHGQGLKAVAQQGKKGGLGGLLLGLANKEMWTEVALEDNPLGRKVLFEQAKKQLRKKTRGKFPAPEKALEAIRVGLESGRAAGLEAEARLFGELVVSDVSKRLVEIFFATTALKKENGTDKADVKARPVKKVGVLGGGLMGGGIAYVSSALQGVPVRVKDKDDAGVGRALKQVQGIFDERVKRRSLTSRESAAKMALVTGGTDYSGFKNVDVVIEAVFEDLALKRRILGEVEAVTREDCIFASNTSSIPITQLAEGARRPAQVIGMHYFSPVHKMPLLEIITHKGTADWVTATCVEIGKKQGKTVIVVNDGPGFYTSRILAPYMNEAAYLLAEGADIAELDRALVEFGFPVGPITLLDEVGIDVAQKVAPIMEAAFGKRIAAPKAFDKVVADGRLGRKNKKGFYTYDGKKKEVDTSVYELLPHGRERKHLDAQEMAERCALQMVNEAVRCLGEGILRSPRDGDVGAIFGLGFPAFLGGPFRYADSLGPAELLRRLEHYHDKYGERFEPAPALVEKVKAGGKFYPG, encoded by the coding sequence ATGGGTGCCATGGTTGCTCAGGAGTCCGAGGTGAAGCAGGGCCTGTCCTTCCAGCTCGAGGGGGACATCGGCCTCGTGGTGTTCAACCAGGTGGACGAGCCGGTGAACACGCTCTCGCCCCAGACGGGCGCGGCGTTCGCGGCGCTGCTCGACCGGGCGGAGAAGGACGCCGCGGTGAAGGCGCTCGTCTTCATCTCCGGCAAGAAGGACAGCTTCGTGGCCGGAGCGAAGATCGACTTCCTCCAGACCATCAAGACGGCCGCGGAGGCCACCGCCACGTCCCGGGACGGGCAGCGGGTCTTCGACCGGCTGGAGTCCTTCCCCAAGCCGGTCGTGGCGGCCATCCACGGCGCGTGCCTGGGCGGCGGTCTGGAGTGGGCGCTCGCGTGCCACTACCGCATCGCCACCGACAGCCCCAAGACGACGATCGGGCTGCCCGAGGTGCAACTGGGACTGCTGCCCGGCGCGGGAGGCACCCAGCGTCTGCCGGCGCTCATCGGCGCGCAGGCCGCGTTGGATCTCATCCTCGCGGGCAAGACGGTGAAGCCCTCCAAGGCGAAGCGGTTGGGCATCGTGGATGAGGTGGTGCCCGTGCCCATCCTGCGTGAGGTGGCGCTGCGGCGCGCCCGCGAGCTGGTGGCCGGGACGCTGAAGGTGGAGCGCTCGCACGGCCAGGGGCTCAAGGCGGTGGCGCAGCAGGGCAAGAAGGGTGGCCTGGGTGGGCTGCTGCTGGGGCTCGCCAACAAGGAGATGTGGACCGAGGTGGCGCTGGAGGACAATCCCCTGGGCCGCAAGGTGCTCTTCGAGCAGGCGAAGAAGCAGCTTCGCAAGAAGACGCGCGGCAAGTTCCCCGCGCCGGAGAAGGCGCTCGAGGCCATCCGGGTGGGTCTGGAGTCCGGCCGCGCGGCGGGTCTGGAGGCCGAGGCCCGGCTCTTCGGAGAGCTGGTGGTGTCGGATGTCTCCAAGCGGCTGGTGGAGATCTTCTTCGCCACCACGGCGCTCAAGAAGGAGAACGGCACGGACAAGGCCGACGTGAAGGCGCGCCCGGTGAAGAAGGTGGGCGTGCTGGGCGGCGGTCTGATGGGCGGCGGCATCGCCTATGTCAGCTCCGCGCTACAGGGCGTGCCGGTGCGCGTGAAGGACAAGGACGACGCGGGCGTGGGCCGTGCCCTCAAGCAGGTGCAGGGCATCTTCGACGAGCGCGTGAAGCGGCGCTCGCTCACCTCGCGCGAGTCGGCGGCGAAGATGGCGCTCGTCACCGGCGGCACCGACTACAGCGGCTTCAAGAACGTGGACGTGGTCATCGAGGCCGTCTTCGAGGATCTGGCGCTCAAGCGCCGCATCCTCGGCGAGGTGGAGGCCGTCACGCGCGAGGACTGCATCTTCGCCTCCAACACCTCGAGCATCCCCATCACCCAGCTCGCCGAGGGCGCGCGCCGGCCCGCGCAGGTCATCGGGATGCATTACTTCAGCCCGGTGCACAAGATGCCCCTCTTGGAGATCATCACCCACAAGGGCACCGCGGATTGGGTGACGGCCACGTGCGTGGAGATCGGCAAGAAGCAGGGCAAGACGGTCATCGTCGTCAACGACGGGCCGGGTTTCTACACCTCGCGCATCCTGGCGCCGTACATGAACGAGGCCGCGTACCTGCTGGCCGAGGGCGCCGACATCGCCGAGCTGGATCGGGCGCTCGTGGAGTTCGGCTTCCCCGTGGGCCCCATCACCCTGCTGGACGAGGTGGGCATCGACGTGGCGCAGAAGGTGGCGCCCATCATGGAGGCCGCGTTCGGCAAGCGCATCGCGGCGCCCAAGGCGTTCGACAAGGTGGTGGCCGACGGACGGCTCGGCCGCAAGAACAAGAAGGGCTTCTACACCTACGACGGCAAGAAGAAGGAAGTGGACACCTCCGTCTACGAGCTGCTGCCGCATGGCCGCGAGCGCAAGCACCTGGACGCCCAGGAGATGGCCGAGCGGTGCGCCCTGCAGATGGTGAACGAGGCGGTGCGCTGCCTGGGCGAGGGCATCCTGCGCAGCCCGCGTGACGGCGACGTGGGCGCCATCTTCGGCCTCGGCTTCCCGGCGTTCCTCGGAGGCCCCTTCCGCTACGCGGACAGCCTCGGGCCCGCCGAGCTGTTGCGGCGCCTGGAGCACTACCACGACAAGTACGGCGAGCGTTTCGAGCCCGCGCCGGCCCTCGTGGAGAAGGTGAAGGCCGGCGGGAAGTTCTACCCGGGCTGA
- a CDS encoding CocE/NonD family hydrolase codes for MHPTLRHLMVLGLLVLTGPAWAQTARPSPDGEAPERFEYLRSNYTKFEYRIPMRDGTRLFTSVYVPNDASPARRYPVLLVRTPYSVAPYGVDRYARRLGPTAQYEKEGFIFAFQDVRGQHMSEGTFVNVRPHLATKKGPKDTDESTDTYDTIEWLVKNVPGNNGRVGQWGISYPGYYTAAGAIDSHPALKAISPQAPIADWFWDDMHRHGAFNLVLAFNFFSGFGLPRPQPTDSEEWKRFEHGTPDAYQFFLELGALGNADARYFKGNVAFWKDFVAHPNYDAFWQSRNLLPHLKNIKAAVLVVGGWFDTEDLYGPLRTYAAIEKQNPGISNSLLMGPWIHGGWMRTDGSSLGDADFGFSTSPLYQELGFAFFKHHLKGGEAPTLSEATIFETGANRWRRFDTWPPKAVREQRLYFQPKGALSFQAPSAPGESFDEYVSDPARPVPYTQEITTGWAKNYMAEDQRFASRRPDVLVYQTAPLEKDLTLAGPLEADLWVSTTGTDADWVVKLIDVNPGKLPGASRRGESPDAIDRGHQQTLVRGEPFRGRFRESYSQPKAFTPGEVTRVRFTINDVLHTFKRGHRVMIQVQSSWFPFIDRNPQTFVPNIFEAKEEDFVRAFHRVHHTARHPSSLEVGVLPALDD; via the coding sequence ATGCACCCCACCCTCCGTCACCTGATGGTGCTCGGACTTCTCGTGCTCACCGGACCGGCGTGGGCCCAGACCGCGCGGCCTTCTCCCGATGGAGAAGCCCCCGAGCGCTTCGAGTACCTCCGCTCGAACTACACCAAGTTCGAGTACCGCATCCCCATGCGCGACGGCACGAGGTTGTTCACCTCCGTCTACGTCCCCAACGACGCGAGCCCGGCCAGGCGCTATCCCGTGCTGCTCGTGCGCACGCCCTACTCCGTCGCGCCCTACGGCGTGGACCGCTACGCCCGCCGGCTCGGTCCCACCGCGCAGTACGAGAAGGAGGGCTTCATCTTCGCCTTCCAGGACGTGCGCGGGCAGCACATGTCCGAGGGCACGTTCGTCAACGTGCGGCCGCACCTGGCCACGAAGAAGGGCCCCAAGGACACCGACGAGAGCACCGACACCTACGACACCATCGAGTGGCTGGTGAAGAACGTGCCGGGCAACAACGGCCGCGTGGGCCAGTGGGGCATCTCCTACCCTGGCTACTACACGGCCGCGGGCGCCATCGACTCGCACCCCGCGCTCAAGGCCATCTCCCCCCAGGCGCCCATCGCCGACTGGTTCTGGGATGACATGCACCGCCACGGTGCCTTCAACCTGGTGCTGGCGTTCAACTTCTTCTCCGGCTTCGGCCTGCCCCGGCCCCAGCCCACCGACAGCGAGGAGTGGAAGCGCTTCGAGCACGGCACCCCCGACGCCTACCAGTTCTTCCTGGAGCTCGGCGCGCTCGGCAACGCGGACGCGCGCTACTTCAAGGGCAACGTCGCCTTCTGGAAGGACTTCGTCGCGCACCCCAACTACGACGCCTTCTGGCAGTCGCGCAACCTGCTGCCCCACTTGAAGAACATCAAGGCCGCGGTGCTCGTGGTGGGCGGCTGGTTCGACACCGAGGATCTCTACGGGCCCTTGCGCACCTACGCCGCCATCGAGAAGCAGAACCCGGGCATCTCCAACTCCCTGCTCATGGGGCCGTGGATCCACGGCGGATGGATGCGCACCGACGGCTCGTCCCTGGGGGACGCGGACTTCGGCTTCTCCACGAGCCCCCTCTACCAGGAGCTGGGCTTCGCCTTCTTCAAGCACCACCTCAAGGGTGGTGAGGCCCCCACCCTGTCCGAGGCCACGATCTTCGAGACCGGCGCCAACCGCTGGCGGCGCTTCGACACCTGGCCCCCCAAGGCCGTGCGCGAGCAGCGGCTGTACTTCCAGCCCAAGGGCGCCCTCTCCTTCCAGGCCCCGTCCGCGCCGGGCGAGTCCTTCGACGAGTACGTGAGCGACCCGGCCAGACCCGTGCCCTACACACAGGAGATCACCACCGGCTGGGCCAAGAACTACATGGCCGAGGACCAGCGCTTCGCCTCGCGCCGCCCCGACGTGCTCGTCTACCAGACGGCGCCGCTGGAGAAGGATCTCACGCTGGCGGGCCCCCTGGAGGCGGACCTGTGGGTGTCCACCACGGGCACGGACGCGGACTGGGTGGTGAAGCTCATCGACGTCAACCCCGGCAAGCTGCCCGGCGCCTCTCGACGCGGCGAGAGCCCGGACGCGATCGACCGGGGCCACCAACAGACGCTGGTTCGGGGCGAGCCCTTCCGCGGCCGCTTCCGCGAGAGCTACTCCCAGCCCAAGGCCTTCACGCCGGGCGAGGTGACACGGGTGCGCTTCACCATCAACGACGTGCTGCACACCTTCAAGCGGGGGCACCGGGTGATGATCCAGGTGCAGTCGAGCTGGTTCCCCTTCATCGACCGCAACCCGCAGACCTTCGTGCCCAACATCTTCGAGGCCAAGGAGGAAGACTTCGTGCGCGCCTTCCACCGCGTCCACCACACGGCGCGGCACCCCAGCTCGCTCGAGGTGGGGGTGCTGCCCGCGCTGGACGACTGA
- a CDS encoding mannosyltransferase family protein, which translates to MFRSSSRTLALVVLAALLACAAASGAGAWRFHHKNPQAPVVGLDEYVVMGWVGWDASWYARIAEKGYDYRPGEQSSVAFFPLYPLAIRAVTALGANVYQAGVLVSLLCGPLAVLLFLRWARRLVGDTAALHAALLLALYPFTFFLYGVMYSDALFLLLVVGAFLALEKGHLVLAVALGALATAARPVAPAVVVGLLVRRWEWKRARGERWSVVDLLPVLSALGFGFYVLYLERHFGAPFAFVDAQAGWGQMPGWEAWLKLPWFKAVFHEGNAEVKLRLLVHALLTGVALALVIPTFRRLGWGYGAFCAVIVGIPFVATKDFMGMGRYLLSAFPLFVTLALLLGDHPRVRQGLWALGAVSLVVLSAAFALDHYVS; encoded by the coding sequence ATGTTCCGCTCGTCTTCCCGGACCCTGGCCCTCGTGGTGCTGGCCGCGCTCCTCGCCTGTGCCGCGGCCTCGGGCGCGGGCGCCTGGCGCTTCCATCACAAGAACCCCCAGGCCCCCGTGGTGGGGCTCGACGAGTACGTGGTGATGGGGTGGGTGGGGTGGGACGCGAGCTGGTACGCGCGGATCGCCGAGAAGGGCTATGACTACCGTCCCGGCGAGCAGAGCTCGGTGGCCTTCTTCCCGCTCTATCCCCTGGCCATCCGCGCCGTGACGGCGCTCGGCGCCAACGTGTACCAGGCCGGAGTGCTCGTCAGCCTGCTGTGTGGCCCGCTCGCGGTGCTGCTCTTCCTGCGCTGGGCGCGCCGGCTCGTGGGCGACACCGCCGCGCTCCATGCCGCGCTGCTGCTCGCCCTCTACCCCTTCACCTTCTTCCTCTACGGCGTGATGTACTCCGACGCGCTCTTCCTCCTGCTGGTGGTGGGCGCGTTCCTCGCGTTGGAGAAGGGGCACCTGGTGCTGGCGGTGGCCCTGGGGGCGCTCGCCACGGCGGCCCGGCCGGTTGCACCCGCGGTGGTGGTGGGGCTGCTCGTGCGCCGCTGGGAGTGGAAGCGCGCGCGGGGCGAGCGCTGGAGCGTCGTGGATCTGCTGCCCGTCCTGTCCGCGCTCGGCTTCGGCTTCTACGTGCTCTACCTGGAGCGCCACTTCGGCGCGCCGTTCGCCTTCGTCGATGCCCAGGCGGGCTGGGGACAGATGCCCGGCTGGGAGGCGTGGTTGAAGCTTCCCTGGTTCAAGGCCGTGTTCCACGAGGGCAACGCCGAGGTGAAACTCCGGCTCCTCGTGCACGCGCTGTTGACGGGCGTGGCGCTCGCGCTCGTGATTCCCACCTTCCGGCGGCTGGGCTGGGGCTATGGCGCGTTCTGCGCCGTCATCGTGGGGATTCCCTTCGTGGCGACCAAGGACTTCATGGGCATGGGACGCTACCTCCTGTCCGCCTTTCCGCTCTTCGTCACCCTCGCGCTGCTCCTGGGAGACCATCCGCGCGTGCGTCAGGGCCTGTGGGCCCTGGGCGCGGTGTCTCTCGTCGTCCTCTCCGCCGCCTTTGCCCTGGACCACTACGTCTCGTGA
- a CDS encoding class I SAM-dependent methyltransferase has translation MNAPLTPTLSLFSHLPPGERFHVHARAFSAPLEAVAARVPPGGRVAEVGCGHGLLSGLLALGDSRRHVHGVDPDPRKITWARKGPGTLPNVVFEVGGVESLAATQAGGFDTVVVCDVLYLLPLERWPGFLRDASRLLRPGGRLLVKEAEGDGSWKHRKCLAQEWVMVKWLGRTKAGGALVLQPRHAMEALLRDAGFHLRETVELGAGYSTPHILYVAEARAP, from the coding sequence GTGAACGCCCCTCTCACTCCCACCCTGTCCCTCTTCTCCCACCTGCCCCCCGGCGAGCGCTTCCACGTGCACGCCCGCGCCTTCTCGGCTCCGCTGGAGGCCGTGGCCGCCCGGGTTCCCCCCGGAGGCCGCGTGGCCGAGGTGGGTTGCGGTCATGGCCTGCTCTCCGGGTTGCTCGCCCTGGGCGATTCCCGGCGCCACGTGCATGGGGTCGATCCCGACCCACGTAAAATCACCTGGGCGCGCAAGGGCCCGGGGACGCTGCCGAACGTGGTGTTCGAGGTGGGAGGCGTGGAGTCGCTGGCCGCTACCCAGGCGGGCGGGTTCGACACGGTGGTGGTGTGTGACGTGCTGTACCTGCTGCCCCTGGAGCGCTGGCCGGGCTTCCTTCGCGACGCGTCGCGGCTGCTGCGCCCGGGGGGGCGGCTGCTGGTGAAGGAGGCCGAGGGCGATGGCTCCTGGAAGCACCGCAAGTGCCTCGCGCAGGAGTGGGTGATGGTGAAGTGGCTCGGCCGGACGAAGGCGGGCGGTGCGCTGGTGCTCCAGCCGCGGCACGCGATGGAGGCGCTGCTGCGCGACGCGGGCTTCCACCTGCGCGAGACGGTGGAGCTGGGCGCGGGCTACTCCACGCCCCACATCCTCTACGTGGCGGAGGCCAGGGCGCCGTAG
- a CDS encoding carbohydrate deacetylase: MKHAPTRLVVNADDLGLHPSLDTGILRAHREGIVTSATVLVMGQSAPEAVRRARAQGLALGVHLAVCTRLAPASPPARVPTLAPGGHLRAGWADFTRAWLTGRVRREELELELAAQLARARELGAEVDHLDMHQHLHLLPGVRPVVEELARREGLPLRWPDRLPRLTWRRAPGAAVKTSLLTLLARSAPRPPSGVRRVSAGGVFEAGQLDEAALLSLLDALPPGDFELGCHPGEGRPHVPEDPMWTYGWQSELDALTSPRVRARLQLAGVELTTYGALASAT, translated from the coding sequence GTGAAACACGCGCCCACACGCCTCGTCGTCAACGCGGACGACCTCGGGCTGCACCCGTCGCTGGACACCGGCATCCTGCGCGCCCACCGCGAGGGCATCGTCACCAGCGCCACCGTGCTCGTCATGGGCCAAAGTGCCCCCGAGGCGGTGCGCCGGGCCCGTGCCCAGGGACTGGCCCTGGGTGTCCACCTCGCCGTGTGCACCCGGCTCGCCCCCGCCTCGCCTCCCGCACGCGTCCCCACGCTCGCGCCCGGAGGCCATCTGCGCGCGGGCTGGGCGGACTTCACGCGCGCGTGGCTCACCGGACGGGTGCGCCGCGAGGAGCTGGAGCTCGAGCTGGCCGCGCAGCTCGCACGGGCCCGGGAGCTGGGCGCCGAGGTGGATCACCTCGACATGCACCAGCACCTGCACCTGCTGCCCGGCGTGCGGCCCGTCGTGGAGGAGCTGGCGCGGCGTGAGGGCCTGCCCCTGCGCTGGCCGGACCGGCTGCCCCGCCTCACCTGGAGACGGGCCCCCGGGGCCGCGGTGAAGACGTCGCTGCTCACGCTGCTGGCCCGGAGCGCGCCCAGGCCTCCCTCGGGCGTGCGGCGGGTGAGCGCGGGCGGTGTCTTCGAGGCGGGCCAGCTCGACGAGGCCGCCCTCCTGTCGCTGCTCGACGCCCTGCCCCCCGGGGACTTCGAGCTGGGCTGCCACCCGGGCGAGGGCCGCCCCCATGTGCCGGAGGATCCGATGTGGACCTATGGCTGGCAGTCCGAGCTGGACGCGCTCACCAGCCCCCGCGTGCGCGCCCGGCTCCAACTCGCCGGGGTGGAGCTGACCACCTACGGCGCCCTGGCCTCCGCCACGTAG
- a CDS encoding glycosyltransferase family 2 protein, translating to MAPSPSISLFFPAWNEEDYVERSVMRALEVLPRLTDDFEIIVVNDASTDRTQEICERLAARIPQFRFITHPVNLKLGGAMRTGLSASTKDIVVYSDIDLPFDLNELERALHLMTYLEADMICAFRFDRTSEGPKRIVYSFAYNLLIRSLFGVHVKDINFSFKVMHRKVLESVELNSLGSFIDAELVVKAIHQGFRVFQMGVDYFPRTRGISTLSSPTVILKMVRELARLYPETRWPKAATRPVRLPPTVAPLHGPAREKARGHG from the coding sequence GTGGCTCCTTCTCCCAGCATCAGCCTCTTCTTTCCCGCCTGGAACGAGGAGGATTACGTCGAGCGCTCGGTCATGCGCGCCCTGGAGGTCCTTCCGCGGCTGACCGATGATTTCGAAATCATCGTCGTCAACGACGCGTCCACGGACCGGACCCAGGAGATTTGCGAGCGGCTCGCCGCGCGCATCCCCCAGTTCCGCTTCATCACGCACCCGGTCAATCTCAAGCTCGGCGGCGCCATGCGCACCGGCCTGTCCGCGTCCACCAAGGACATCGTGGTGTACTCGGACATCGACCTGCCCTTCGATCTCAACGAGCTGGAGCGGGCGCTGCACCTGATGACGTACCTCGAGGCGGACATGATCTGCGCCTTCCGCTTCGATCGCACGAGCGAGGGCCCCAAGCGCATCGTCTATTCGTTCGCCTACAACCTGCTCATCCGCTCGCTCTTCGGTGTCCATGTGAAGGACATCAACTTCAGCTTCAAGGTGATGCATCGCAAGGTCCTGGAGTCGGTGGAGCTCAACAGTTTGGGCTCCTTCATCGACGCGGAGCTGGTGGTGAAGGCAATCCATCAAGGGTTCCGGGTATTCCAGATGGGAGTGGATTATTTCCCCCGCACGCGCGGCATCTCCACGCTGTCCTCGCCCACGGTCATCCTGAAGATGGTGCGCGAGCTGGCGCGACTGTACCCGGAGACGCGCTGGCCCAAGGCGGCCACGCGTCCGGTACGGCTGCCCCCCACGGTGGCCCCGCTGCACGGCCCGGCGCGCGAGAAGGCGCGCGGCCACGGATAG
- a CDS encoding diguanylate cyclase, translating into MDEQPARQAQLAGALEQDGFSIRLVSAGAEAQRLIDEARLVLLVLGPAGGPARALLQHLMARDDDGHRPSLIALIPAEERAAVVAVLRLGAEVVRTPVDPEELSVRVERCLQERQRMEALLTRVNALERLSITDGLTQVHNHRYFQDRLREEFRRAQRYDDPLSLILIDLDHFKRFNDDHGHQVGDVVLRDVAASLQRNVRETDLLARYGGEEFAILLPRTPLAGALTVAERVWRELGVLHTGPERTLRVTASVGVASFPHHAVGNAEQLVRSADESLYRAKHEGRNRICVHSALASSPERPASP; encoded by the coding sequence GTGGACGAACAGCCCGCTCGGCAGGCACAACTCGCGGGTGCGCTGGAGCAGGACGGTTTCTCCATCCGGTTGGTCTCCGCTGGCGCGGAGGCCCAACGCCTCATCGACGAGGCCCGTCTGGTGCTGCTCGTGCTCGGGCCGGCCGGTGGGCCCGCGCGCGCTCTCCTGCAGCACCTGATGGCCCGGGATGACGACGGGCATCGTCCGTCCCTCATCGCGCTCATCCCCGCCGAGGAGCGCGCGGCCGTGGTGGCCGTGCTGCGCCTGGGCGCCGAGGTGGTGCGCACGCCCGTGGATCCCGAGGAGCTGTCGGTCCGGGTGGAGCGCTGTCTCCAGGAGCGGCAGCGGATGGAAGCGCTGCTCACGCGCGTGAACGCGCTCGAGCGCCTGTCCATCACCGACGGGCTCACCCAGGTGCACAACCACCGCTACTTCCAGGACCGGCTGCGCGAGGAGTTCCGGCGCGCCCAGCGCTACGACGATCCGCTCTCGCTCATCCTCATCGACCTGGATCACTTCAAGCGCTTCAACGACGACCATGGCCACCAGGTGGGCGACGTCGTGCTGCGCGACGTGGCGGCCTCGCTCCAGCGCAACGTGCGCGAGACGGATCTGCTGGCGCGCTATGGCGGCGAGGAGTTCGCCATCCTCCTGCCGCGCACGCCGCTGGCGGGCGCGCTCACCGTGGCCGAGCGCGTCTGGCGTGAGCTGGGCGTGCTGCACACCGGTCCGGAGCGCACCCTGCGTGTCACCGCCTCCGTGGGGGTGGCTTCCTTCCCCCACCACGCCGTGGGCAACGCCGAGCAGCTCGTGCGCTCCGCCGACGAGTCCCTCTACCGCGCCAAACACGAGGGCCGTAACCGCATCTGCGTCCACTCGGCCCTCGCGTCCTCCCCCGAGCGGCCCGCCTCTCCCTGA